In one Caballeronia sp. M1242 genomic region, the following are encoded:
- a CDS encoding DUF2471 family protein, translating to MESNGEHLSKKQFERAVRDLESITRQIAARYIDKGVPLTWRLLHAIEAEAVADLGFAGRHEAALRELFARPDNFAYPETDDVVDVASSDALPAVFGFAVDAYECAARQGQPRLALAGH from the coding sequence ATGGAGTCAAACGGCGAACATCTGAGCAAAAAACAGTTCGAGCGGGCCGTGCGCGACCTGGAAAGCATCACGCGGCAGATAGCGGCTCGCTACATCGACAAGGGCGTGCCGTTGACGTGGCGCCTCTTGCACGCCATCGAAGCCGAGGCAGTTGCAGACCTCGGGTTTGCGGGGCGTCACGAAGCCGCGCTGCGTGAATTGTTCGCGCGCCCCGACAACTTTGCCTATCCAGAAACTGACGACGTAGTGGACGTCGCGTCGTCCGACGCTTTGCCGGCAGTCTTCGGCTTCGCCGTCGACGCGTACGAGTGCGCTGCGCGGCAAGGCCAGCCGCGACTAGCCCTCGCGGGCCATTGA
- a CDS encoding CsbD family protein — translation MNKDQVKGVGEQVKGKINEVVGKATDDPAQEAKGDMQQVAGKIQKGAGDVREDLKDSVRKNP, via the coding sequence ATGAACAAGGACCAAGTTAAGGGCGTCGGCGAACAAGTGAAGGGGAAGATCAACGAAGTAGTCGGCAAGGCTACTGACGATCCCGCGCAAGAAGCGAAGGGCGACATGCAACAGGTCGCCGGCAAGATTCAGAAGGGAGCGGGCGATGTCCGCGAAGACCTGAAGGACAGCGTGCGGAAGAACCCTTAA
- a CDS encoding helix-turn-helix domain-containing protein — protein MASSRSEPTAAESTAAGPVPPRVGEYIQRLRNERKLTLDDLSRAAGVSKSMLSEIERDRANPTIAVAWRLTNALGISLDQLFAQQRPAEAIRVASPHDIPTLSGDNGGYQLRVWGPIELAGKFEWYELTLQAGAALRSNAHEPGTREHLTVLNGTIEVEVAALTRRLKTGETARYAADDSHAIRNAGRSEAKALLVVIHG, from the coding sequence ATGGCAAGTTCGCGCTCAGAACCGACGGCCGCCGAATCAACGGCGGCCGGACCTGTGCCGCCGCGGGTCGGCGAGTACATTCAACGGCTGCGCAACGAAAGAAAGCTGACGCTCGACGATCTGTCGCGCGCGGCGGGCGTATCGAAGTCGATGCTGTCAGAGATCGAGCGGGACAGAGCGAACCCGACTATCGCAGTAGCATGGCGGCTGACAAACGCGCTTGGCATCAGCTTGGACCAGTTATTCGCGCAACAACGTCCTGCGGAGGCGATCCGGGTCGCGAGCCCGCACGACATACCGACCTTGAGCGGTGACAACGGTGGCTATCAATTACGCGTCTGGGGGCCGATAGAACTCGCGGGCAAGTTCGAGTGGTACGAGCTCACGTTGCAGGCCGGCGCGGCGCTCCGCTCCAACGCTCACGAGCCAGGCACGCGCGAGCATTTGACGGTTTTGAACGGAACGATCGAAGTGGAAGTAGCCGCGCTGACGCGTCGTCTTAAGACAGGCGAGACCGCGCGTTATGCAGCGGACGACAGTCACGCGATTCGCAACGCGGGGCGCTCGGAAGCGAAGGCGTTGCTAGTCGTGATTCATGGCTGA
- a CDS encoding YceI family protein, with the protein MHAARHYLTMICAVALLCGCTAFKVVTHYVSANEASVPVGLYELDPHHWNVSFDVDHFHYSRFVMRFDKVSARLNWNGGGIAASRVEATIDASSVDTNVPLLDRMLKGPDMFDAARYPNIAFQSTTFERTGDDTGTLTGDLTIRGVTRPVKLTVTFNGHAVNPLTKQETLGFSADGHFSRAAFGLRTWFPAVGDNVHVAIQAEFGKQKE; encoded by the coding sequence ATGCACGCTGCGAGGCACTATTTGACGATGATCTGCGCGGTTGCGCTGCTATGCGGATGCACGGCGTTTAAGGTCGTGACGCACTACGTTTCGGCGAACGAGGCGAGCGTTCCGGTCGGATTGTATGAGCTGGATCCGCACCATTGGAACGTGAGCTTCGACGTCGATCACTTTCATTACTCGCGATTCGTTATGCGCTTCGACAAAGTTTCGGCGCGCCTAAACTGGAACGGTGGCGGAATCGCGGCGAGTCGCGTTGAGGCGACTATCGACGCGTCGAGCGTCGATACGAATGTGCCGCTGCTCGACCGGATGCTGAAGGGACCCGACATGTTCGACGCAGCGCGGTATCCGAACATCGCTTTTCAGAGCACGACATTCGAACGTACGGGTGATGACACCGGCACACTCACCGGCGACTTGACCATTCGCGGCGTGACACGGCCGGTAAAGCTGACTGTCACGTTCAACGGCCACGCGGTGAACCCGCTGACGAAACAGGAAACGCTCGGGTTCTCCGCCGACGGGCATTTCAGCCGCGCGGCGTTCGGCCTGAGGACCTGGTTTCCCGCAGTCGGCGACAATGTCCACGTCGCCATTCAGGCGGAGTTCGGAAAGCAGAAGGAATAA
- the tdh gene encoding L-threonine 3-dehydrogenase: MKALAKLERAPGLTLTRVKRPEVGHNDVLIRIRKTAICGTDIHIWKWDHWAQKTVPVPMHVGHEYVGEIVEMGQEVRGFAIGDRVSGEGHITCGFCRNCRAGRRHLCRNTVGVGVNREGAFAEYLVIPAFNAFKIPAGISDDLAAIFDPFGNATHTALSFNLVGEDVLITGAGPIGVMAAAIARHVGARNVVITDVNDYRLELARKMGATRTVNVAQEDLRGVMRELGMTEGFDIGLEMSGVPSAFTGMLEAMNHGGKIALLGIPPAQTAIDWNQVIFKGLEIKGIYGREMFETWYKMVAMLQSGLDLSPILTHTFSVDDYEQAFATMLSGNSGKVVLDWTAA, encoded by the coding sequence ATGAAAGCTCTAGCCAAACTCGAACGCGCGCCTGGCCTCACGTTGACCCGCGTAAAGCGTCCGGAGGTCGGCCATAACGACGTTCTCATCCGTATTCGCAAGACGGCGATCTGCGGTACGGACATCCATATCTGGAAGTGGGACCACTGGGCGCAAAAGACGGTGCCGGTGCCAATGCATGTAGGCCACGAATACGTCGGCGAGATCGTCGAGATGGGACAAGAAGTGCGCGGCTTTGCGATCGGCGATCGGGTGTCGGGCGAAGGTCACATCACATGTGGCTTCTGCCGCAATTGCCGCGCGGGACGACGCCACCTGTGCCGCAACACGGTCGGCGTGGGTGTCAACCGTGAAGGCGCCTTCGCCGAATATCTCGTGATTCCGGCGTTCAACGCTTTCAAGATCCCGGCCGGCATTTCTGACGACCTCGCCGCCATCTTCGACCCTTTCGGCAACGCCACGCATACCGCCCTGTCGTTCAACCTCGTCGGCGAGGACGTGCTCATCACCGGCGCGGGTCCGATCGGCGTGATGGCGGCTGCCATTGCCCGGCACGTCGGCGCGCGGAACGTCGTGATTACTGACGTCAACGACTATCGGCTCGAACTCGCGCGCAAGATGGGCGCGACGCGTACCGTCAACGTCGCCCAAGAGGATTTGCGCGGCGTCATGCGCGAGCTCGGCATGACCGAAGGGTTCGACATCGGTCTGGAGATGTCCGGCGTGCCGAGCGCCTTCACGGGCATGCTCGAAGCGATGAATCATGGGGGCAAGATCGCGCTGCTTGGCATTCCGCCCGCGCAAACGGCTATCGACTGGAATCAGGTCATCTTCAAGGGACTCGAGATCAAAGGCATCTATGGGCGAGAGATGTTCGAGACCTGGTACAAGATGGTCGCGATGCTGCAAAGCGGGCTCGATCTCTCGCCCATCCTTACGCACACCTTTTCCGTCGACGATTACGAGCAGGCGTTCGCGACCATGCTCTCCGGCAACAGCGGCAAAGTCGTGCTCGACTGGACTGCGGCCTGA
- a CDS encoding glycine C-acetyltransferase translates to MRDRYLSYLRDVIDDIRAAGFYKNERVIASPQSPEIRLADGRVVLNFCANNYLGLADDPRLIEAAKAGLDADGFGMASVRFICGTQTVHRSLENAIAQFLRTDDAILYSSCFDANGGLFETLLSEEDAIISDELNHASIIDGVRLSKARRLRYKNNDLSDLEARLREAEAAGARYKLIATDGVFSMDGIIANLAGICDLADRYGALVMVDDSHAVGFIGEKGRGTPEHCGVLDRVDIITGTLGKALGGASGGYIAAHKEIVELLRQRSRPYLFSNTLAPSIAAASLEVLNLLDSDEGATLRSRVRENGARFRHAMSSLGFDLVAGEHPIIPVMLGDAQLASRMADALLEEGVYVIGFSYPVVPRGRARIRTQMSAAHTPDQIDRAVAAFARVGGSLGVIR, encoded by the coding sequence ATGAGAGACCGATATTTGTCCTACCTGCGCGACGTCATCGACGATATTCGCGCTGCGGGCTTCTACAAGAACGAGCGCGTCATTGCGAGTCCGCAGTCGCCGGAGATCCGCCTCGCGGATGGACGGGTCGTCCTCAACTTCTGCGCGAATAATTACCTGGGGCTTGCAGATGATCCGCGTCTGATCGAAGCAGCCAAAGCGGGCCTCGACGCCGACGGCTTCGGCATGGCGTCGGTGCGCTTCATTTGCGGCACGCAGACCGTGCACCGGTCGCTGGAAAACGCCATTGCGCAGTTCCTTCGAACCGACGACGCGATTCTCTATTCGAGTTGCTTCGATGCCAACGGCGGCCTGTTCGAGACGCTGCTGAGCGAAGAAGACGCCATCATCAGCGATGAACTGAATCACGCCAGCATCATCGACGGCGTGCGGCTTTCGAAAGCGCGACGCCTGCGCTACAAGAACAACGATCTGTCGGATCTCGAGGCGCGTTTGAGAGAAGCCGAGGCCGCCGGCGCACGCTACAAGCTGATCGCTACCGACGGCGTGTTCTCGATGGACGGCATCATCGCGAATCTCGCGGGTATCTGCGATCTCGCCGACCGCTACGGCGCGCTCGTCATGGTTGACGATTCGCACGCGGTCGGATTCATAGGCGAGAAAGGACGCGGCACGCCCGAGCACTGCGGCGTGTTGGATCGCGTCGATATCATCACCGGCACGCTCGGGAAGGCGCTCGGCGGCGCTTCCGGCGGTTACATCGCGGCTCACAAGGAGATTGTCGAACTGCTGCGCCAGCGGAGCCGGCCGTATCTGTTCTCCAATACGCTTGCGCCCAGCATCGCGGCGGCGTCGCTGGAAGTGTTGAACCTGCTTGACAGCGATGAAGGTGCGACGCTCCGCTCGCGCGTGCGCGAGAACGGGGCTCGCTTCCGTCACGCGATGTCTTCTCTCGGTTTCGATCTCGTGGCGGGCGAGCATCCGATCATTCCCGTCATGCTCGGCGATGCGCAGCTCGCCTCTCGGATGGCCGACGCACTTCTCGAAGAAGGTGTGTACGTGATCGGCTTTTCATATCCAGTGGTGCCACGGGGACGTGCCCGCATTCGCACGCAGATGAGCGCGGCGCATACGCCAGACCAGATCGATCGCGCGGTGGCGGCTTTCGCTCGTGTGGGAGGGTCGCTTGGCGTGATCCGGTGA